A genomic window from Herbiconiux aconitum includes:
- a CDS encoding pyridoxamine 5'-phosphate oxidase family protein translates to MWQGEGDVHELDSEECWELLRSQELGRLAMGVGGEIDIFPVNYLAERDSILLRTAPGTKLLELVIAPNAAFEIDGYSDEEAWSVVLKGTAYRLERQSEIDEADRLPLTPWIPTLKYEYVRIAANSVSGRRFRRGPEPDRY, encoded by the coding sequence ATGTGGCAAGGCGAAGGCGACGTGCACGAATTGGACTCCGAGGAGTGCTGGGAGCTACTGCGATCGCAGGAGCTCGGGCGACTCGCGATGGGCGTCGGCGGCGAGATCGATATCTTTCCGGTCAACTACCTGGCCGAGCGGGACTCGATTCTTCTCCGCACGGCACCCGGCACGAAGCTGCTCGAGCTCGTCATCGCACCGAACGCGGCTTTCGAGATCGATGGCTACAGCGACGAAGAGGCCTGGAGCGTCGTGCTCAAAGGCACCGCATACCGGCTCGAGCGTCAGAGCGAGATCGACGAGGCCGATCGTCTGCCGTTGACCCCGTGGATCCCCACCCTCAAATACGAGTACGTGCGGATCGCCGCGAACTCGGTCTCCGGGCGACGATTCCGCCGCGGCCCCGAACCGGACCGGTACTGA
- a CDS encoding sensor histidine kinase, with product MSTLSDLVTAHGRSTEADVEWLHLLVSDCQLLADLAFADIVLWVPTVDDTFVAVAHSRPSSSATLFYRDFVGQTIKPEWRKQVTDAFESAQIVDTAAPDWYEETPTRVRAVPVLRRLSVSEQTTTDRPIAVITRHTNLSEARTPSRQELTFNECANDLFSMIAAGDFPDLGAPTGPRRGAPRASDGLIRLDVDGIVTFASPNGLSAFNRMGFAGELEGQSLAEVTTGLLSGRLIVDESLPLVVTGRAPWRTDIEAKGVTVSLRAIPLRTRGHRFGAIVLSRDVTELRHQERELITKDATIREIHHRVKNNLQTVASLLRIQARRTHSDEARDALTQAMRRVAAIAVVHDTLSEGLNQRVDFDTVFDRVLLLVAEVASAHNTTVHPKSSGSFGVLPSEYATPLALALTELVTNAVEHGLAGQEGEVEIVATRSEETLTVEVRDSGTGLPEGKVGSGLGTQIVRTLIQGELGGTIDWHTMVGSGTVVTIEIPFRWLKKP from the coding sequence GTGTCAACACTCAGCGATCTCGTCACTGCCCACGGCCGTTCCACTGAAGCCGATGTCGAGTGGTTGCATCTGCTGGTCAGCGACTGTCAGCTGTTGGCTGACCTGGCCTTCGCTGACATCGTGCTCTGGGTGCCGACGGTCGATGACACTTTCGTGGCGGTGGCGCACTCCCGCCCGTCGAGTTCGGCGACGCTCTTCTACCGCGACTTCGTGGGCCAGACCATCAAGCCCGAGTGGCGCAAACAGGTGACGGATGCGTTCGAGAGTGCCCAAATCGTCGATACGGCGGCCCCGGACTGGTATGAGGAGACTCCGACCCGTGTTCGTGCGGTGCCGGTGCTCCGACGACTCTCCGTCTCGGAGCAGACGACCACCGACCGTCCCATCGCCGTGATCACCCGGCACACGAACCTCAGTGAGGCGCGAACGCCCAGCCGCCAAGAGCTCACCTTCAACGAGTGCGCCAACGACCTGTTCTCGATGATCGCGGCCGGCGACTTCCCCGATCTCGGTGCCCCCACCGGTCCTCGCCGCGGCGCCCCGCGCGCATCCGACGGCCTGATCCGGCTCGACGTCGACGGCATCGTCACCTTCGCGAGCCCCAACGGACTCTCGGCGTTCAATCGAATGGGCTTCGCAGGAGAGCTCGAGGGTCAGTCGCTCGCCGAGGTCACCACCGGGCTCCTCAGCGGTCGCCTGATCGTCGACGAGTCGCTGCCCTTGGTCGTCACCGGTCGCGCCCCGTGGCGCACCGACATCGAGGCGAAGGGTGTCACGGTCTCGCTGCGCGCGATCCCGCTGCGCACCCGAGGGCACCGCTTCGGCGCCATCGTGCTGAGCCGTGACGTGACCGAGCTGCGGCACCAGGAGCGCGAGCTGATCACGAAAGACGCCACCATCCGCGAGATCCATCACCGCGTGAAGAACAACTTGCAGACCGTGGCGTCGTTGCTGCGCATCCAGGCCCGCCGCACCCACTCCGACGAGGCTCGGGATGCGCTCACCCAGGCCATGCGCCGGGTCGCCGCGATCGCGGTGGTGCACGACACCCTCTCCGAGGGCCTCAATCAGCGAGTCGACTTCGACACCGTCTTCGACCGGGTGCTGCTGCTCGTGGCCGAGGTGGCGTCGGCGCACAACACGACGGTGCATCCGAAGTCGTCGGGCAGTTTCGGCGTGCTGCCGAGCGAATACGCGACTCCGCTCGCGCTCGCGCTCACCGAGCTGGTGACGAACGCGGTGGAGCACGGACTCGCCGGTCAGGAGGGCGAGGTCGAGATCGTGGCCACGCGCTCGGAGGAGACGCTCACCGTCGAAGTGCGCGACAGCGGAACCGGACTGCCCGAAGGCAAGGTCGGTTCAGGGCTCGGCACGCAGATCGTGCGAACCCTCATCCAAGGCGAGCTCGGCGGAACGATCGACTGGCACACGATGGTCGGTTCAGGAACCGTGGTGACGATCGAGATCCCGTTCCGCTGGCTGAAGAAGCCGTAA
- a CDS encoding universal stress protein: MNGSILVGVDGTTIGRAALSWALDRALDRDHDVRLLHVVDDEWGTVGLSARRELRATGELTLQDAVDFARATQPAVCVRGEIIEGEPMMVLAEQSENAELVVVGTHKAGFVRGQVFGSRSVQLAATSRAPLAVVPQVPYRSRRGGIAAGVDDSPASRLAVEFAAREAARMQQHLTLFRCVGVADHGAMSDAIIEQALDAADLIVGARPRARVMQRPAAEVLVEATRSMSLVVIGRPDRAGTQGRGLGHVGHDVLINLAGPVIVVPETA, from the coding sequence GTGAACGGATCCATACTGGTCGGCGTCGATGGCACGACGATCGGCCGAGCCGCTCTCAGCTGGGCTCTCGACCGGGCACTCGACCGGGATCACGACGTGCGGCTGCTGCACGTCGTGGACGACGAGTGGGGGACCGTCGGGCTGAGCGCTCGACGGGAACTGCGCGCCACGGGCGAACTCACTTTGCAGGACGCGGTGGACTTCGCACGCGCGACCCAGCCGGCGGTCTGCGTGCGCGGCGAGATCATCGAGGGCGAGCCGATGATGGTTCTGGCGGAACAGTCCGAGAACGCGGAACTCGTCGTCGTAGGGACGCACAAGGCAGGATTCGTTCGAGGCCAGGTGTTCGGCTCGAGGTCTGTGCAATTGGCAGCCACCTCCCGGGCGCCCCTTGCGGTCGTTCCGCAGGTGCCCTACCGCAGCCGTCGTGGCGGCATCGCGGCAGGTGTCGACGACTCGCCGGCGTCGCGACTGGCGGTCGAATTCGCGGCGCGCGAGGCTGCGCGGATGCAGCAACATCTCACCCTCTTCCGGTGTGTCGGTGTCGCCGATCACGGCGCGATGTCGGATGCCATCATCGAGCAGGCGCTGGACGCAGCCGACCTCATCGTCGGCGCCCGGCCCCGTGCTCGGGTGATGCAGCGGCCGGCGGCCGAGGTGCTGGTCGAGGCCACCCGCTCGATGTCTCTCGTGGTGATCGGCCGGCCGGATCGCGCCGGAACGCAGGGACGCGGCCTGGGGCACGTCGGTCACGACGTGCTGATCAACCTGGCCGGGCCGGTCATCGTGGTGCCGGAGACGGCCTGA
- a CDS encoding sensor histidine kinase, giving the protein MVEQIELPVVLKRIVEAAVELVDAEYGAIGVISPQGGLEQFIYVGMTPRDEEQIGHLPEGHGLLGALIDDPHAIRLEHITDDARSTGFPAHHPPMESFLGVPIRVRESVFGNLYLTNQRGGAFSAEDEQLITSLAATAGFAIENARLFAEAQAREKWMAAAAETSATILSTSRQVGLQELAEQLLQLAEAGRVCLVEEESVDGHLSVTVARGPRGEVMDLPRHAADTVAGAVFESRSARSVPESLPAEADPLALGDDSGAGPMLAVPLNAGGNTFAVAVIAREPGAQRFSALDLEIADDFVNRAAVALELAAAREDQQRMLLLQDRGRIARDLHDHVIQQLFGTGLELQGLIGRSGPGATADKLAGAVARIDESIAQIRTVIFALSSPGARNGSVRHSLLDLARDASVGMPQPPTTRFSGPVDLVVTDDLADDVTAVARECLSNVSRHAGAGRATLELGAADGMVTLTVRDDGRGIPTDGRRSGLRNLEERAARRGGSLVIESAPGDTSVRWQVPYPELDDEENR; this is encoded by the coding sequence GTGGTCGAACAGATCGAGTTGCCGGTTGTGTTGAAGCGCATCGTCGAGGCGGCGGTCGAACTGGTCGACGCGGAGTACGGCGCGATCGGCGTCATCTCACCGCAGGGCGGCCTCGAACAGTTCATCTACGTCGGGATGACGCCGCGCGACGAAGAGCAGATCGGCCATCTCCCGGAAGGGCACGGGCTTCTCGGGGCCCTCATCGACGACCCGCACGCCATCCGTCTCGAGCACATCACCGACGACGCCCGATCGACGGGGTTCCCTGCGCACCACCCACCGATGGAGAGTTTTCTCGGCGTCCCGATCCGGGTGCGCGAGTCCGTGTTCGGAAACCTCTACCTCACGAATCAGCGAGGCGGCGCCTTCTCCGCGGAGGACGAGCAGCTGATCACCTCCTTGGCGGCCACCGCGGGATTCGCCATCGAGAACGCACGCCTTTTCGCAGAGGCCCAAGCGCGGGAGAAGTGGATGGCGGCCGCTGCGGAGACATCGGCGACGATCCTCTCGACCAGCCGGCAGGTCGGCCTCCAAGAGCTCGCCGAGCAGCTCCTCCAGCTCGCCGAAGCCGGAAGGGTCTGCCTCGTCGAGGAAGAAAGCGTCGATGGCCACCTCAGCGTGACCGTCGCCCGCGGACCACGGGGCGAGGTGATGGATCTCCCGCGCCATGCCGCCGATACCGTCGCCGGTGCCGTCTTCGAATCGCGCAGCGCCCGGTCTGTGCCGGAGTCGCTCCCCGCTGAGGCCGATCCGCTGGCCCTCGGCGACGACAGCGGCGCCGGGCCGATGCTGGCCGTGCCCCTGAACGCCGGAGGAAACACGTTCGCTGTCGCCGTGATCGCTCGCGAGCCCGGAGCGCAACGGTTCAGCGCTTTGGACCTCGAGATCGCCGACGACTTCGTGAACCGGGCTGCCGTGGCGCTGGAACTCGCCGCGGCACGTGAGGATCAGCAGCGGATGCTTCTTCTGCAAGACCGGGGACGGATCGCGCGCGACCTGCACGACCACGTGATCCAGCAGTTGTTCGGCACCGGTCTGGAGCTGCAGGGTCTCATCGGGCGGTCGGGCCCGGGCGCCACAGCCGACAAGCTGGCCGGGGCAGTGGCGCGGATCGATGAGAGCATCGCGCAGATCAGAACGGTCATCTTCGCCCTCTCCTCCCCCGGCGCGCGCAACGGGTCCGTCCGGCATTCCCTGCTCGACCTCGCTCGGGACGCCTCCGTGGGAATGCCGCAACCGCCGACCACCAGGTTTTCCGGGCCGGTCGATCTGGTGGTCACCGATGACCTGGCCGACGACGTCACCGCGGTCGCGCGCGAGTGCCTCTCCAATGTGTCGCGCCACGCGGGCGCCGGCCGCGCCACTCTGGAATTGGGGGCCGCCGACGGAATGGTCACCCTCACGGTTCGCGACGACGGGCGCGGGATTCCCACGGACGGGCGCCGGAGCGGATTGCGCAACCTCGAAGAGCGAGCCGCCCGCCGGGGCGGTTCGCTCGTCATCGAATCCGCGCCGGGCGACACCAGCGTGCGATGGCAGGTGCCCTACCCCGAACTGGACGACGAGGAGAATCGATGA
- a CDS encoding WhiB family transcriptional regulator, which yields MDWRDKAACLTADPELFFPVGNTGPAVDQIDKAKSVCARCSVTELCLQYALETGQDSGVWGGLSEDERRALKRRAARARRAS from the coding sequence ATGGATTGGCGCGACAAAGCCGCCTGCCTGACCGCTGACCCGGAACTTTTCTTCCCCGTAGGAAACACCGGCCCCGCAGTGGATCAGATCGACAAGGCGAAATCGGTCTGCGCTCGATGCTCCGTCACCGAGCTCTGTCTCCAGTACGCACTGGAGACCGGTCAGGACTCCGGAGTCTGGGGTGGTCTGAGCGAAGACGAGCGTCGCGCGCTGAAGCGCCGTGCCGCTCGAGCTCGCCGGGCATCCTGA
- a CDS encoding response regulator translates to MIRVFLVDDHEIVRRGIGDLLDAEQDVEIVGEAGTVGQATGRIAATLPDVALLDVRLPDGSGIDLCRDIRSRHPDVHCLILTGYDDDEALFSAVVAGASGYVLKDVRGTGLIDAVRAVAAGRSLMDPALTRRASQRMKSVDEGDPRFDSLSLRERQILALIGEGLTNRQIGDRLSLAEKTVKNYVSSLLSKLGLERRTQAAVFQSERRRRP, encoded by the coding sequence ATGATCCGTGTCTTCCTGGTCGACGACCACGAGATCGTCCGCCGAGGCATCGGCGACCTCCTGGACGCGGAACAGGATGTCGAGATCGTCGGAGAAGCGGGGACGGTCGGGCAGGCGACTGGGCGGATCGCGGCGACCCTCCCCGATGTGGCGCTGCTCGACGTGCGACTTCCCGACGGCAGCGGCATCGACCTGTGCCGCGACATCCGGTCACGGCACCCGGATGTGCACTGCCTCATCCTCACCGGCTACGACGACGACGAGGCGCTGTTTTCGGCCGTGGTTGCGGGCGCGTCCGGCTACGTGCTGAAGGATGTGCGCGGAACCGGCCTGATCGACGCCGTACGCGCTGTCGCCGCGGGCCGGTCGCTGATGGATCCCGCTCTCACTCGCCGAGCTTCGCAGCGCATGAAGTCGGTCGACGAAGGCGACCCCCGCTTCGATTCGCTCAGCCTCCGAGAGCGGCAGATCCTCGCGCTGATCGGTGAAGGCCTGACGAATCGCCAGATCGGCGACCGGCTGTCATTGGCCGAGAAGACCGTGAAGAACTACGTCTCGAGCCTGCTCAGCAAGCTCGGCCTGGAGCGCCGGACGCAGGCGGCTGTGTTCCAATCCGAGCGCCGTCGAAGGCCATGA
- a CDS encoding flavodoxin family protein — protein MRALVIYESMFGNTKAIAEAIRDGLATRAAATVINVNQLGMDDGREADVMVVGGPTHVHGMTRATTREEAAKWADDASKHLTLEPEAPGRGIRDWSDDPLTIVSPLFAAFATRADMPVLLSGNAAAQIDRALRHRGSRRVADAENFLVTKDNRLEDDELIRARAWGEALGAQASELLAHADRGADEG, from the coding sequence ATGAGGGCACTGGTGATCTACGAATCGATGTTCGGCAACACGAAGGCGATCGCCGAAGCGATCCGCGACGGCCTGGCGACGCGTGCTGCGGCGACGGTGATCAATGTCAATCAGCTCGGGATGGACGACGGCCGCGAGGCCGACGTGATGGTCGTCGGGGGCCCGACGCATGTGCACGGGATGACGCGGGCCACCACACGGGAAGAAGCCGCGAAATGGGCCGATGACGCGAGCAAGCATCTGACGCTCGAGCCAGAGGCACCGGGGCGCGGCATCCGAGACTGGTCCGACGATCCGCTGACGATCGTGTCGCCCCTGTTCGCCGCTTTCGCCACTCGCGCCGACATGCCCGTGCTGCTGAGCGGCAACGCCGCGGCGCAGATCGACCGGGCACTGCGTCATCGCGGCAGTCGTCGGGTCGCCGACGCGGAGAACTTCCTCGTCACGAAGGACAACCGGCTGGAGGACGACGAACTCATCCGCGCGCGTGCCTGGGGGGAAGCCCTCGGCGCGCAGGCATCCGAACTTCTGGCGCACGCCGATCGCGGCGCCGACGAGGGCTGA
- a CDS encoding MarR family winged helix-turn-helix transcriptional regulator, which produces MASKSASDDLVQCFDDLVRVETRLYNAVGETLRREHGIVAAQYEILRYFSDHPESRIADVATNFAAGVGAISKGVDRLAARGLVDRRPNPADGRSMLVFLTDAGAALLAAADVTFRRRLAELVAQTVDDDQVETVTALLHTLRARLERDRLGMPVG; this is translated from the coding sequence GTGGCAAGCAAATCGGCAAGCGACGACCTCGTGCAGTGCTTCGACGATCTGGTTCGGGTCGAGACGCGTCTGTACAACGCGGTCGGTGAGACCCTGCGACGCGAGCACGGCATCGTGGCCGCGCAGTACGAAATCCTCCGCTACTTCAGCGACCACCCCGAGTCGCGGATTGCCGACGTCGCCACCAATTTCGCCGCCGGTGTCGGGGCGATCAGCAAGGGCGTCGACCGACTCGCCGCACGCGGCTTGGTCGATCGTCGACCGAACCCCGCAGACGGGCGATCGATGCTCGTGTTTCTCACTGACGCAGGCGCCGCGCTCCTCGCGGCAGCCGACGTGACGTTCCGTCGGCGACTTGCCGAACTCGTCGCCCAGACTGTCGACGACGACCAGGTGGAGACAGTCACCGCGCTCCTCCACACGCTCCGTGCCCGACTCGAGCGCGACCGGCTCGGCATGCCCGTCGGATGA
- the bcp gene encoding thioredoxin-dependent thiol peroxidase, whose translation MTDVSGRIEAGQTAPDFTLLDEDGASRSLSDYRGRRVILYFYPEAGTPGCTTEACDFRDNLNSLKSAGYTVLGVSRDLPSKLRGWVDEQGINFTLLSDPDVAVHNLYGAWGEKSLYGKTVTGVLRSTFVIDEEGVVTLALYNVKATGHVASLRKKLKIDA comes from the coding sequence ATGACAGACGTGAGCGGCCGCATCGAAGCCGGCCAGACGGCCCCGGATTTCACCCTACTCGACGAAGACGGCGCATCCCGTTCGCTCTCCGATTACCGCGGTCGACGCGTCATCCTCTACTTCTACCCCGAGGCCGGAACTCCGGGCTGCACCACGGAGGCCTGCGACTTCCGCGACAACCTGAACTCGCTGAAGAGCGCCGGCTACACCGTGCTCGGTGTGTCGCGCGATCTCCCGTCCAAGCTCCGCGGGTGGGTCGACGAACAGGGCATCAACTTCACGCTGCTCTCCGACCCGGATGTCGCCGTGCACAACCTCTACGGCGCCTGGGGCGAGAAGTCGCTCTACGGCAAGACCGTCACCGGCGTGCTGCGCTCCACCTTCGTCATCGACGAAGAGGGCGTCGTGACCCTCGCGCTCTACAACGTGAAGGCCACCGGCCACGTCGCGTCGTTGCGCAAGAAACTCAAGATCGACGCCTGA
- a CDS encoding heavy metal translocating P-type ATPase: MLATDLSPVKRIRYPLVVATVGVGVVAGVLWLVGWQFAAAVIVAVFASGIAVLESVRMIRRLRQGVIGVDVLAVVAIVSTVLVGELLASLIIVLMLTGGEALEDFAQARAERELKGLIDRAPRSAHRITPSGALEEVGVGDVAAGDHLLVRPSEIVPVDGVLAEETVAAEFDESSLTGESMPVEHRGGDLVLSGSINGAAAVTMTATADARHSQYQSIVLLVTEAASRPAPVVRLADRFALPFTALALVIGGVAWAVSGDPVRFAEVLVLATPCPLIIAAPIAFMAGMSRAAKNGIIVKGGAVLETLSRARSVVFDKTGTLTEGRPTITRIRVENGFTERELLRLAASAEQYSSHVLAESIIRDATAADLDLEETEVAREVATAGVEARFAAGEVRVGKLSFVSERAPAATAYDLDPGELAIYVAVDEVFAGAIIAHDGLRANATSTIAELLRRGVRRIIMLTGDAAPTAHAIAAEAGITDVRSGCLPADKVEAVAQLTDRPVVMVGDGVNDAPVLAAADVGIAMGARGATAASDSADVVILLDDLSKAATAVVIGQGSVRIALQSIWIGIVLSVALMTIAAFGIIPAAVGAGIQEAVDLVCILNALRALRDPVRPSPAPR; encoded by the coding sequence GTGCTCGCGACTGACCTGTCCCCGGTGAAACGAATCCGCTATCCGCTCGTCGTCGCCACGGTCGGCGTCGGCGTGGTCGCCGGCGTCCTGTGGCTCGTGGGATGGCAGTTCGCCGCAGCGGTGATCGTCGCGGTGTTCGCATCGGGGATCGCTGTGCTCGAGTCGGTGCGGATGATCCGGCGCCTGCGCCAAGGTGTCATCGGTGTCGACGTCTTGGCGGTGGTGGCCATCGTGTCGACCGTTCTAGTCGGCGAACTCCTCGCCTCGCTGATCATCGTGCTCATGCTCACCGGTGGCGAAGCGCTGGAGGACTTCGCCCAGGCGCGAGCCGAGCGCGAGCTGAAGGGACTCATCGACCGCGCGCCGCGATCCGCGCACAGGATAACGCCTTCCGGCGCACTCGAGGAGGTCGGCGTCGGCGATGTCGCCGCGGGAGATCACCTCCTGGTGAGGCCGTCGGAGATCGTGCCGGTCGACGGTGTGCTGGCTGAGGAGACCGTGGCCGCGGAGTTCGACGAGTCGTCGCTGACCGGTGAGAGCATGCCGGTCGAGCACCGCGGTGGCGACCTGGTGCTCAGCGGTTCGATCAACGGGGCCGCCGCGGTGACGATGACCGCGACAGCGGATGCGCGGCACAGCCAGTATCAGAGCATCGTGCTGCTCGTCACCGAGGCAGCCTCCCGTCCCGCGCCCGTGGTGCGGCTAGCCGACCGTTTCGCCCTCCCGTTCACGGCGCTCGCGCTCGTGATCGGCGGCGTCGCTTGGGCCGTTTCGGGTGACCCCGTGCGCTTCGCCGAAGTGCTCGTGCTCGCGACGCCGTGTCCGTTGATCATCGCCGCGCCGATCGCCTTCATGGCGGGGATGAGCCGCGCGGCCAAGAACGGCATCATCGTGAAGGGCGGAGCCGTGCTCGAAACACTTTCGCGCGCGCGGAGCGTCGTGTTCGACAAGACGGGAACGCTCACCGAAGGGCGGCCGACCATCACCCGCATCCGGGTGGAGAACGGGTTCACCGAACGCGAGCTCCTCCGTCTTGCCGCGTCGGCCGAGCAGTACTCGAGTCACGTGCTGGCCGAGTCGATCATCCGCGACGCCACCGCCGCCGACCTGGATCTCGAAGAGACCGAGGTCGCGCGTGAGGTCGCCACCGCGGGAGTCGAAGCCCGATTCGCGGCCGGGGAGGTGCGGGTCGGAAAGCTCTCCTTCGTGTCGGAGCGCGCCCCGGCAGCCACCGCCTACGACCTCGACCCCGGCGAACTCGCCATCTACGTCGCCGTCGACGAGGTGTTCGCCGGCGCCATCATCGCGCACGACGGGTTGAGGGCGAACGCCACCTCGACCATCGCCGAGTTGCTGCGGCGAGGCGTTCGCCGCATCATCATGCTCACGGGTGACGCGGCCCCCACCGCGCACGCGATCGCGGCCGAGGCGGGAATCACGGATGTGCGGTCCGGATGCCTGCCCGCCGACAAGGTCGAAGCCGTCGCGCAGCTGACCGATCGGCCCGTCGTCATGGTGGGCGACGGCGTGAACGACGCCCCGGTTCTCGCCGCCGCCGATGTGGGCATCGCCATGGGCGCCCGAGGGGCGACCGCCGCGAGTGATTCGGCCGACGTCGTCATCCTGCTCGACGACCTGTCGAAGGCCGCGACTGCGGTGGTGATCGGTCAGGGCAGTGTGCGGATCGCCCTGCAGAGCATCTGGATCGGAATCGTGCTGAGCGTCGCGCTCATGACCATCGCCGCGTTCGGGATCATCCCCGCCGCGGTCGGCGCCGGCATCCAGGAGGCAGTCGATCTGGTCTGCATCCTCAACGCGCTGCGCGCGTTGCGCGACCCGGTCAGGCCGTCTCCGGCACCACGATGA
- a CDS encoding Rv3235 family protein: MTRRTTTTRTIDGLPASEPLAPVAARRLSDPKPLAESLARCVVEILSGTRDLDQISRWLSADVYAHLLKRVVLSTRARQARGEAPSRLTFTMGTTVLCEPQDGIVEAVVIVHGRARSRAVAIRLEALDARWRASAVHVL; this comes from the coding sequence GTGACCAGGCGCACCACGACCACGCGCACGATCGACGGGCTTCCCGCATCGGAGCCGCTCGCCCCTGTGGCCGCACGCCGGCTCTCCGACCCGAAACCGCTCGCCGAAAGCCTCGCGCGCTGCGTCGTCGAGATCCTCTCCGGCACACGCGACCTCGATCAGATCTCCCGCTGGCTCTCGGCCGACGTGTACGCTCACCTGCTGAAACGGGTCGTGCTCTCCACCCGCGCCCGTCAGGCCCGCGGCGAAGCGCCGTCGCGACTGACGTTCACCATGGGCACGACGGTGCTCTGCGAGCCGCAGGACGGCATCGTGGAGGCGGTGGTGATCGTGCACGGCCGCGCCCGATCGCGTGCCGTCGCCATCCGGCTGGAAGCCCTCGATGCGCGGTGGCGAGCCAGCGCTGTGCACGTTCTCTGA
- a CDS encoding alpha/beta hydrolase, with the protein MSREQRQALNATLRAAPQEDAPVPVDQMRQGFAHFMSRFPVPEGVRRTPTTLGGRGAVRVEPRVGERPGLILYLHGGSFALGSPETAMALTAHLVLRTGVPAVSVDYRLAPEHPFPAAINDCLSAYRDLLDHDVDPAGIVFAGDSAGGGLAVTTTIAARDAGLPMPAGIVAFSPGLDQTRTGASMTSKEGVDPLFTRAGMERMSALYRDGQNPEQPLLAPAVYADLTGFPPMLLQVGTNELLLDDAVRLADRARAAETDVILDVVAGVPHVFPAFVGLIDEADEAIDRAALFIKQRLRIA; encoded by the coding sequence ATGAGCAGGGAACAACGACAGGCGCTGAACGCGACGCTCCGTGCGGCGCCGCAGGAGGATGCGCCGGTGCCGGTCGATCAAATGCGCCAGGGGTTCGCGCACTTCATGAGTCGGTTCCCCGTGCCTGAGGGCGTCAGGCGAACGCCGACCACTCTCGGCGGTCGAGGCGCCGTGCGCGTCGAGCCACGCGTCGGCGAGCGCCCCGGCCTCATCCTGTACCTGCACGGTGGATCGTTCGCGCTCGGGTCCCCCGAGACCGCAATGGCGCTGACCGCGCACCTCGTGCTGCGTACGGGCGTGCCTGCGGTCTCGGTCGACTACCGACTCGCTCCGGAACACCCGTTCCCCGCGGCCATCAACGACTGCCTCTCCGCCTACCGCGACCTGCTCGATCACGACGTCGACCCGGCAGGCATCGTGTTCGCGGGCGACTCCGCAGGAGGCGGCCTCGCGGTCACAACGACGATTGCCGCCCGCGACGCCGGGCTGCCCATGCCCGCAGGGATCGTCGCCTTCTCTCCCGGACTGGACCAGACGCGCACCGGTGCGTCGATGACGTCGAAGGAGGGCGTTGACCCGCTCTTCACCCGCGCCGGGATGGAGCGGATGAGCGCGCTGTACCGTGATGGCCAGAACCCGGAGCAGCCGCTGCTCGCCCCGGCGGTGTACGCCGACCTCACGGGGTTCCCGCCGATGCTCCTGCAGGTCGGGACGAATGAGCTCCTGCTCGATGACGCCGTCCGCCTCGCCGACCGGGCTCGCGCCGCCGAGACCGACGTGATCCTCGACGTCGTCGCCGGCGTGCCCCACGTGTTCCCCGCGTTCGTCGGACTCATCGACGAAGCCGACGAAGCAATCGACCGAGCAGCCCTGTTCATCAAACAGCGCCTCCGCATCGCGTAA